One window of Novipirellula aureliae genomic DNA carries:
- the scpB gene encoding SMC-Scp complex subunit ScpB encodes MKLVEVAEKLKNRIEQNDYRLYTTKESSKGEMVYNGFSAAWGRQDLQARFPRNQTKNQVSGRRLGGINLPNTNRPYGLRLRSAPAVASEFDSATALDAENLTKEQNSEEDPLEKRKRVEAVLFLAKSPLSLRKLSQMAHLADATEARTLVRQLNTTYESYGRALRVELIAGGYRMMTRPALAPWLTRLGHLPLAVRLSTPMMETLAVVAYRQNVSRAEIEAIRGVACGDLLRQLMEKDLVRIAGRSEELGRPYLYGTTKHFLHVFGLPNTDNLPTIEWQTLQEDLEESDKPQESPPTDSFSSTKESVVSTAVASVLSEAESDLLTSVDPVLANATELDSEQCNPQSIIEDEEDEIYGDNDDDDEDDFVDDDDDWDDDDDDLDDDDDDDLDDEDLEDDDLEDEDDIDEDEPSDEWEEVDDDDDWEDDDEEDDDWEDDDDAADDDEDWT; translated from the coding sequence ATGAAATTGGTAGAAGTTGCGGAAAAGCTGAAGAATCGAATCGAACAAAACGATTACCGATTGTACACAACAAAGGAGTCATCAAAGGGCGAGATGGTTTATAACGGTTTCTCAGCGGCATGGGGACGACAAGATTTACAAGCTCGTTTTCCCAGAAACCAGACCAAAAACCAAGTGTCCGGTCGAAGGCTAGGCGGGATCAATTTACCAAATACGAACCGGCCTTATGGGTTACGATTGCGGTCGGCACCCGCGGTAGCATCGGAATTCGATTCGGCAACCGCTTTGGATGCCGAAAACCTAACGAAAGAGCAAAATAGCGAAGAGGATCCACTCGAAAAACGGAAGCGAGTCGAAGCGGTATTGTTCTTGGCGAAGTCGCCATTATCGCTGCGAAAACTATCGCAAATGGCTCACTTGGCGGATGCGACGGAGGCTCGTACACTTGTCCGCCAGCTTAACACGACATACGAAAGTTACGGACGAGCGCTTCGCGTAGAATTGATTGCAGGCGGATATCGTATGATGACGCGTCCCGCTTTAGCACCATGGTTGACCCGATTGGGACATTTGCCTTTAGCGGTAAGGTTGTCAACGCCGATGATGGAAACGCTAGCGGTTGTCGCATACCGGCAAAATGTTTCGCGAGCAGAGATTGAAGCAATACGAGGCGTCGCTTGTGGAGACCTGCTCCGCCAATTAATGGAGAAAGATTTAGTTCGAATTGCAGGACGAAGCGAAGAATTAGGCCGACCGTATTTGTACGGTACTACCAAACACTTCTTGCACGTTTTCGGTTTGCCCAATACAGATAACTTGCCAACCATCGAGTGGCAAACTTTACAAGAAGATTTAGAAGAGTCAGATAAACCTCAAGAGTCCCCCCCTACCGATAGTTTTTCATCAACGAAGGAGTCAGTCGTGAGCACCGCTGTCGCATCGGTTCTCTCCGAAGCCGAATCAGATTTATTGACTAGCGTCGATCCGGTTTTGGCGAATGCCACCGAATTAGATTCGGAACAATGTAATCCTCAATCGATCATCGAGGACGAAGAGGACGAAATATATGGAGACAACGACGACGACGACGAAGATGATTTCGTCGACGATGATGATGACTGGGATGACGACGATGACGATCTTGACGACGACGATGATGACGATCTCGACGACGAAGATCTCGAGGATGACGATCTCGAGGATGAAGATGACATCGACGAAGACGAGCCATCCGACGAATGGGAAGAGGTCGACGACGACGATGATTGGGAAGACGACGACGAAGAGGATGACGACTGGGAAGATGACGACGATGCCGCTGACGATGACGAAGATTGGACGTAG
- a CDS encoding DnaA/Hda family protein yields MSSIALTTEPDSGRHDADSEVVAFPLERPRLKVRRRSAAASASPMILPYFLAGPENRLAAFIGRQEASLFEFGNPLLFIGPTGCGKTALALHVAIRYANQLGYTESNSVVHLPAIDFARQYADAVAADVLPSLREQIESAPVLVIDDLQTMTTKSSAQDELSLRIDARVESRRPTILTCRRLPTEVRGLRPSLVSRSIPGLTIPLSCPVSPTRSFVFRELAMQMNLDLDASMFGMLDEGIDKNSAVRNMYAVIKRIDLWCRMKDQKPTCEAVAEAIQAVSPSQDLSLAKITNTVARHFRLKARDLRSGSRKQHLVRARSLAMLLARRMTALSMNDIGEYFGGRDHTTVLHSIRKTETLLQDDADLRQAADELGEKLVSS; encoded by the coding sequence TTGTCTTCGATTGCACTTACAACCGAGCCTGATTCAGGTCGCCACGACGCCGATAGCGAAGTGGTCGCGTTCCCTTTGGAGCGGCCTCGGTTAAAGGTACGTCGTCGCAGTGCAGCTGCGTCGGCCAGTCCGATGATCTTGCCCTATTTTTTGGCGGGTCCTGAAAACCGGTTGGCCGCATTCATCGGTCGCCAAGAAGCATCGTTGTTCGAGTTCGGCAACCCGCTGTTGTTTATTGGCCCAACCGGATGCGGGAAAACCGCTTTGGCTTTGCACGTTGCGATTCGTTATGCGAACCAGCTAGGCTATACCGAATCCAACTCGGTCGTACACCTGCCAGCGATCGATTTTGCTCGCCAGTATGCCGATGCCGTGGCCGCCGATGTGCTGCCATCGCTTCGCGAGCAGATCGAATCGGCTCCTGTGTTGGTGATTGACGATTTGCAAACGATGACAACCAAGTCATCAGCCCAAGACGAATTGTCGCTCCGCATCGACGCCCGCGTGGAATCTCGTCGACCTACGATTTTGACATGCCGCCGATTACCGACCGAGGTTCGGGGATTGCGTCCGTCGCTGGTTAGCCGCTCGATTCCTGGTTTGACGATTCCCTTAAGTTGTCCAGTATCGCCGACTCGTTCCTTTGTCTTTCGCGAATTAGCGATGCAAATGAATCTCGACTTGGATGCATCGATGTTTGGTATGCTCGATGAGGGAATCGACAAAAACTCTGCGGTGCGGAACATGTATGCCGTCATCAAGCGGATCGATTTATGGTGCCGCATGAAGGACCAAAAACCGACTTGTGAGGCTGTTGCTGAGGCGATTCAAGCGGTTTCACCGAGCCAAGATCTTTCCTTGGCCAAAATCACTAACACCGTTGCACGTCATTTTCGCTTGAAAGCCCGCGACCTACGGAGCGGTTCTCGCAAGCAGCATCTGGTCCGGGCCCGATCGTTAGCGATGTTGTTGGCTCGGCGAATGACGGCTCTTAGCATGAACGACATCGGCGAATACTTTGGCGGTCGCGATCATACGACCGTTTTGCATTCGATCCGTAAGACCGAAACGCTACTCCAAGACGATGCCGATCTGCGCCAAGCCGCCGATGAGTTAGGCGAAAAGCTCGTTTCGTCTTGA
- a CDS encoding DUF2293 domain-containing protein — MPPANPPPTFLPGPSPNTVCDADGKVLRPPPTWVLLEPGDAALTRRVKALGEFWLVQQKKGRRTFSKGIWAPADTIDRIRGELDAERSTDAYAKRREADKQRRDRAQAAYVDEFYDSVLSYLDFDSRYQETAAKMAKAITDHATPVGSGTVARTKRITVEQRAESAVIAWMRHQTTAYDSMKIPREKGKRREVRRMLAKRSKELLRRYRLGEPTSEQCPLKRFMDGS, encoded by the coding sequence ATGCCACCTGCGAACCCACCCCCCACTTTTTTGCCTGGACCGAGCCCCAATACGGTTTGCGATGCCGATGGTAAAGTTCTTCGTCCACCCCCAACTTGGGTGTTGTTGGAACCGGGCGATGCCGCCTTGACGCGCCGAGTGAAAGCGTTGGGCGAGTTTTGGCTGGTCCAGCAAAAGAAGGGTCGACGAACGTTTTCCAAAGGCATTTGGGCACCCGCCGATACAATCGATCGAATTCGCGGCGAACTCGATGCGGAAAGATCGACCGACGCTTATGCAAAACGACGAGAAGCGGATAAACAGCGTCGTGATCGAGCACAAGCGGCTTATGTCGATGAGTTCTACGATTCCGTTTTGAGTTATCTCGACTTTGATTCCCGCTATCAGGAGACGGCGGCGAAGATGGCCAAAGCGATTACCGATCATGCCACTCCCGTCGGCAGCGGTACCGTGGCAAGGACTAAGCGAATTACCGTTGAGCAACGAGCTGAGTCCGCCGTGATTGCTTGGATGCGGCATCAAACGACCGCGTACGATTCAATGAAAATTCCCCGCGAAAAGGGAAAGCGTCGAGAAGTTCGCCGCATGTTGGCAAAACGATCCAAAGAACTGCTAAGACGCTACCGACTGGGTGAGCCAACCAGTGAGCAATGCCCGCTAAAGAGATTTATGGATGGTTCGTAA
- a CDS encoding cysteine desulfurase family protein, translating to MIYLDNNATTALDPVVADVISETLRLGPANPSSQHALGRAAQLCIDESMETIESCLETKLDQPGGPRFLFTSGGTESNNLAIRGIGDANSAIILSRIEHPSVMEVAQHLAAAGREVRYLDVDSNGVAKVDELEGLIESCTTKCGLVSLMTANNETGVLQPIEQAATICRSFDVPLHVDATQSIGKVPVSLEKIGASAVTITAHKFHGPTGIGGLWLEGGVALRPLLFGGGQQLQTRPGTEPVAMIVGMAAALKLAIDQREKNALHMTKLRNQLENSLIDTIDDLVIHGREVARLPSTSCISFPGADRQSMLMSLDFAGVACSSGSACSSGSSPPSHVLTAMGMPTRLLQSALRFGTSKFSTSDDISDASDLISNCCNRLRSKNNVENSSF from the coding sequence ATGATCTATCTTGACAACAACGCAACCACTGCACTCGACCCGGTCGTGGCCGACGTTATTTCCGAAACGCTTCGTCTTGGCCCAGCCAACCCGTCAAGCCAACATGCGCTCGGTCGCGCGGCACAGCTTTGCATCGATGAGTCGATGGAAACGATCGAATCTTGTTTGGAAACAAAGCTTGACCAACCTGGGGGCCCCCGGTTTCTGTTCACCAGCGGCGGCACGGAGTCGAACAATTTGGCGATTCGTGGCATCGGTGATGCCAATTCCGCTATCATTTTGAGCCGAATTGAGCATCCCAGCGTGATGGAGGTAGCACAACATTTGGCTGCTGCGGGCCGCGAAGTTCGCTACTTGGACGTTGATTCAAACGGCGTTGCGAAAGTCGACGAGCTCGAAGGGCTGATCGAATCCTGTACCACCAAATGTGGTCTGGTGTCGCTGATGACCGCGAACAACGAGACTGGCGTTCTACAGCCGATAGAGCAAGCTGCGACCATTTGCCGTTCTTTCGATGTGCCGCTGCATGTCGATGCGACCCAATCGATCGGGAAGGTTCCGGTGTCGCTTGAAAAAATCGGAGCTTCTGCGGTCACCATCACGGCTCACAAATTTCACGGACCAACGGGTATTGGCGGATTGTGGTTGGAGGGAGGCGTAGCGCTACGGCCGTTGTTGTTCGGCGGCGGTCAACAACTCCAAACGCGACCCGGAACCGAGCCGGTCGCGATGATTGTAGGCATGGCCGCGGCGTTAAAATTGGCGATCGATCAACGGGAAAAAAACGCCTTGCATATGACCAAACTCCGTAATCAGCTCGAAAACTCGCTCATCGATACGATCGATGATCTGGTCATTCATGGCCGTGAGGTCGCCCGGTTGCCTTCGACGAGCTGTATTTCTTTTCCGGGTGCGGATCGGCAATCGATGTTGATGTCACTCGATTTTGCCGGAGTTGCCTGCAGCAGCGGATCGGCGTGCAGTAGCGGCAGCAGTCCGCCAAGCCATGTGTTGACGGCGATGGGCATGCCGACAAGGCTTCTGCAATCCGCATTACGGTTTGGAACCAGCAAGTTTTCCACCTCGGATGATATATCTGACGCCTCTGATCTTATCTCTAATTGCTGCAATCGTTTACGTTCAAAAAACAATGTGGAAAACTCTTCCTTTTAG
- a CDS encoding type II secretion system protein GspD, with the protein MPAQPGTAAGSVSPEQLMDQVRSAMNRKDYARSVELFRHAAALAVQSPQSAPHIERLRGEMIAAGLDRGLLALPPSRPLGTLLQGNPPSLGNQTATSSGIERMPEIAGAKPIGWGNNSPSTNDPKREALRLIAIGRAALDRGDTSMALNFARQAQALNVPEREFAAGEPRVWQLLLDAESAARRSGIRLASATDSTGAVQQAGGMVDENGSAVAQTVYNPGDGNTIEQVQNQQYAPLPSGTVAADIPSSAMVDYQEGLKALSSGNQQLAREKFLSAWKYESTLDLETRRQLKDKLTLLQPNRLGSAGMSSAAQADLTPIDKAALENQENTRRMYREVTAELAKASGMKESAPLDALDELEKLRRRVEEANLDEAAKRSLSTMVTKALKDQNQYVEANRAQINLDLQNEAVKTRLATDAQREARIDDEIAALVETFNQYIEERRFNEAEVVAKQVSELKPGSPIAVTMFHNARMQVRGLMDQEIRDGQEEGFMQQMFGVARASIPGNPDMEYEMPDAQTWRDLSGRRLAGRDTDSQLTQREQEIKRLLQTDVNVRYKNRPLQEVMDDLSAVTGIPIVLDNRAMSAVRVTSDTPVTLNLQNSIALKNALKLMLDQLELTYLIADDVLNITSIEATRSKVFPKTYRVTDLVTPIPNFMTSYEDGLAGALRAAYQMTNPQSDVRIMPVSATDMGRNMANSMSPNRTNPDVLGQYAPMGMGGGSGFGLGGGGAMSPMGSGQGGNSFADFNSLMELIQTTVDPTMWEEMGGTSTMAPYPQNLSLVISTTSETHDKIEALLATLRRLQNLQITIEVRFITLSDTFFEQIGVDFDIQFDDDVTELPSDDHGPSVQIGFDGVSGLPTADLDIQFQNNSFGATPPFSAPDPGAISTVGFAILSDIEAFFFLQAAQGDNRNNVMQAPKVTLFDGQFASISDITQRPFVTSITPVVGDFAVAQQPVIVVLNEGTQLNVQGIVSDDKRFVRLTLVPFFSQIGNVETFTYEGTTTSRSSSRNPNGDTNGDGVVDEEDSADEENSVTTRTGTTVQLPTLASTSVSTTVSVPDGGTILLGGIKRLSEGRAERGLPFLSKIPYVSRLFRNVATGRDARSLMLMVTPRIIIQEEEEVAQTGFDSTRS; encoded by the coding sequence ATGCCGGCACAACCAGGTACGGCGGCAGGCTCGGTATCACCAGAGCAACTGATGGACCAAGTCCGTTCGGCGATGAACCGCAAGGACTATGCTCGTTCGGTCGAGTTGTTTCGGCACGCAGCCGCTTTGGCAGTCCAATCGCCCCAGTCGGCACCGCACATTGAACGACTGCGAGGCGAGATGATCGCAGCGGGTCTTGACCGAGGATTGTTGGCTTTGCCGCCGAGCCGTCCACTGGGAACACTGCTTCAGGGCAATCCACCCTCATTAGGAAATCAAACCGCAACCAGTTCGGGCATCGAGCGAATGCCAGAGATCGCCGGTGCGAAGCCGATCGGTTGGGGAAACAACTCGCCGTCAACCAACGATCCGAAACGAGAAGCGCTCCGCTTGATAGCAATCGGTCGTGCGGCTCTCGACCGAGGTGATACTTCGATGGCATTGAACTTTGCGAGGCAAGCTCAGGCATTGAACGTGCCCGAGCGGGAATTCGCAGCCGGTGAGCCTCGCGTCTGGCAATTACTGCTCGACGCAGAATCCGCCGCACGACGTAGTGGCATCCGTTTAGCCAGTGCGACCGATTCCACAGGAGCGGTCCAGCAAGCAGGCGGTATGGTGGATGAGAATGGATCAGCGGTAGCACAAACCGTCTACAATCCAGGAGATGGCAACACGATTGAGCAAGTTCAAAATCAACAATATGCTCCGCTACCAAGTGGCACCGTCGCTGCCGATATTCCGTCATCGGCGATGGTGGACTACCAAGAAGGCTTGAAGGCGTTAAGCAGCGGAAATCAACAACTTGCACGTGAAAAGTTCTTGAGTGCTTGGAAGTACGAATCAACGCTCGATTTGGAGACACGTCGACAATTGAAAGACAAGTTGACGTTGTTGCAACCGAACCGATTGGGTTCCGCAGGCATGTCATCGGCAGCACAAGCTGACCTAACACCGATCGACAAGGCAGCATTAGAGAACCAAGAAAATACGCGGCGAATGTACCGCGAAGTAACGGCAGAATTGGCGAAGGCCAGTGGCATGAAGGAATCCGCTCCACTCGATGCACTCGATGAACTCGAAAAACTTCGTCGTCGTGTTGAAGAGGCGAACTTGGATGAAGCAGCGAAGCGATCGCTATCGACAATGGTGACAAAAGCACTCAAGGATCAAAATCAGTACGTCGAAGCGAATCGAGCACAGATCAACCTCGACTTGCAAAACGAAGCGGTAAAAACCCGCTTGGCGACGGATGCACAGCGTGAAGCACGTATTGATGATGAAATCGCTGCACTTGTAGAAACGTTCAATCAGTATATCGAAGAGCGTCGATTCAATGAAGCAGAAGTTGTCGCCAAACAGGTTTCAGAATTGAAGCCAGGATCACCGATCGCGGTCACCATGTTTCACAATGCTCGGATGCAAGTTCGGGGTTTGATGGATCAAGAGATTCGCGATGGCCAAGAAGAGGGATTCATGCAACAGATGTTTGGTGTCGCACGAGCTTCCATCCCAGGAAACCCTGATATGGAATATGAGATGCCGGATGCCCAAACGTGGCGAGATCTATCAGGACGCCGATTGGCGGGCCGAGATACCGACAGCCAACTGACTCAACGTGAGCAGGAGATTAAGCGGCTGTTGCAAACCGACGTCAACGTTCGATACAAGAATCGACCACTACAAGAAGTGATGGATGATTTGTCCGCGGTAACAGGTATCCCAATTGTACTCGACAACCGAGCAATGTCGGCGGTACGAGTGACGTCCGATACGCCCGTAACATTGAACTTGCAAAATAGTATCGCACTCAAGAATGCGTTGAAACTAATGCTCGATCAATTGGAGTTGACCTACTTGATCGCGGATGACGTATTGAACATCACCAGCATCGAAGCGACTCGCAGCAAAGTCTTTCCAAAGACCTACCGAGTGACCGACTTGGTCACACCGATCCCTAACTTCATGACTAGCTATGAAGACGGTTTGGCCGGTGCACTTCGAGCAGCCTATCAAATGACCAATCCCCAATCCGATGTTCGGATCATGCCGGTATCAGCGACCGATATGGGCCGCAATATGGCTAACAGTATGTCACCGAATCGAACCAACCCCGACGTGCTTGGACAGTATGCTCCGATGGGTATGGGCGGCGGCAGTGGTTTTGGACTCGGCGGTGGCGGAGCAATGTCACCGATGGGTAGCGGTCAAGGTGGTAATTCATTCGCGGACTTCAATTCTTTGATGGAATTGATCCAAACAACGGTTGACCCCACAATGTGGGAAGAGATGGGCGGAACGAGCACGATGGCTCCCTACCCACAAAACTTGAGCTTGGTTATCAGTACGACCAGTGAAACTCACGACAAAATCGAAGCGCTGCTGGCGACCCTTCGCCGGTTGCAGAACTTGCAAATCACCATCGAGGTTCGTTTCATCACGTTGTCCGATACGTTCTTTGAACAGATCGGCGTCGACTTTGACATTCAGTTTGATGATGATGTAACCGAACTGCCAAGCGACGATCATGGACCATCGGTTCAAATTGGTTTCGATGGTGTTAGTGGACTGCCGACGGCTGACTTGGATATTCAATTCCAGAACAATAGTTTTGGAGCAACGCCACCATTCAGTGCTCCTGACCCTGGTGCGATTTCAACGGTCGGGTTTGCAATCTTGAGTGATATCGAAGCCTTCTTCTTCTTGCAGGCGGCTCAGGGTGACAACCGGAACAACGTCATGCAAGCACCGAAGGTGACTCTGTTCGACGGACAATTTGCGTCGATCTCGGATATCACACAAAGACCGTTTGTGACCAGTATCACGCCCGTGGTCGGCGACTTTGCCGTCGCACAGCAACCGGTGATCGTGGTTCTCAACGAAGGAACTCAGCTCAACGTGCAAGGAATCGTCAGCGATGACAAACGCTTTGTTAGATTGACCTTGGTGCCGTTCTTTAGCCAGATCGGAAACGTGGAAACGTTCACCTACGAAGGTACGACCACCAGTCGTAGTAGTAGTCGGAATCCCAATGGTGATACCAACGGTGACGGTGTTGTGGACGAAGAAGACTCAGCCGATGAAGAGAACAGTGTTACAACTCGAACCGGTACGACGGTACAATTGCCAACCTTGGCGAGTACGTCGGTTAGTACAACGGTTAGCGTACCAGACGGTGGTACGATCCTGTTAGGCGGGATCAAGCGATTGTCCGAAGGTCGGGCGGAACGAGGTTTACCGTTCCTCAGCAAGATCCCGTATGTCAGTCGCTTGTTCCGAAACGTTGCAACGGGCCGTGATGCTCGAAGTTTGATGTTGATGGTAACACCACGAATCATCATCCAAGAAGAAGAGGAAGTAGCCCAAACCGGTTTCGATTCGACTCGAAGCTAA
- a CDS encoding M20 family metallopeptidase yields MSMIGYKAAEILKPLIAYPSVSSTSNAAISDHLASLLQSLRFDVELTTYVDNRGVQKVNVVAHRAAERQLGPMEEPQAGGIVYCCHTDVVPAQRWTGPGGDPFVAVIEEGRLYGRGSCDMKGSIAAFLAAVQQVSQTKQTRPLWIIATADEETGFGGAKHVVAESEMYRQIVAGQPLAIIGEPTLLNVVHAHKGIVGFRIRSHGRAAHSSRGDGVNANVAMIPMLNKIAELHRRTLEDKRYHDERFDPPTLSWNFGFTDHDTALNVTAALSEAWVSFRMMPEIDGEDLIAEARQFAEVLNLEFHRVDGGPPLWMPADSKSVRSMCELAATEPITECYSTDGGQFTQLDQRLVIGPGDIAQAHTSDESIALDQLDRGTEFYRQAIERWCV; encoded by the coding sequence ATGTCAATGATCGGATACAAAGCGGCGGAAATCCTCAAACCGCTGATCGCCTATCCATCGGTTAGTTCGACCAGCAACGCAGCGATTTCGGACCATCTAGCGTCGCTGCTTCAAAGCCTTCGTTTTGACGTAGAGTTAACCACTTACGTTGATAACCGAGGGGTCCAGAAAGTCAACGTCGTGGCTCATCGAGCAGCCGAAAGACAGCTCGGTCCGATGGAGGAGCCGCAAGCAGGCGGCATCGTCTACTGTTGCCATACCGACGTTGTGCCCGCGCAGCGGTGGACTGGCCCCGGCGGGGATCCCTTTGTCGCGGTGATCGAAGAGGGCCGGCTATACGGTCGCGGATCGTGTGATATGAAAGGGTCGATTGCCGCATTTCTGGCAGCGGTCCAACAAGTTTCGCAAACCAAACAGACACGCCCGCTATGGATTATCGCCACCGCCGATGAGGAAACGGGTTTTGGAGGAGCCAAACACGTCGTTGCGGAATCGGAGATGTATCGGCAAATCGTAGCAGGACAACCGTTAGCGATTATTGGTGAACCGACGCTGCTGAACGTCGTCCACGCTCACAAAGGGATCGTTGGGTTTCGAATCCGCAGCCACGGGCGGGCGGCACATAGTAGTCGGGGCGATGGCGTCAATGCAAATGTAGCAATGATTCCAATGCTGAATAAAATCGCTGAGTTGCACAGAAGAACGTTGGAAGACAAACGTTACCATGATGAACGGTTCGATCCGCCAACATTGTCATGGAATTTCGGCTTTACCGATCACGATACCGCCCTCAACGTCACGGCTGCCTTAAGCGAAGCATGGGTCAGTTTCCGCATGATGCCCGAAATCGATGGTGAGGATTTGATAGCAGAGGCAAGACAGTTTGCTGAGGTATTGAATTTGGAGTTTCATCGGGTCGATGGAGGTCCACCGCTGTGGATGCCAGCGGATAGCAAAAGCGTAAGATCGATGTGTGAATTGGCAGCTACCGAGCCGATTACCGAGTGCTATTCGACAGACGGTGGGCAATTTACGCAGTTAGACCAGCGATTGGTGATCGGTCCAGGAGACATTGCTCAAGCCCACACGAGCGATGAATCGATAGCATTAGACCAGCTGGATCGGGGTACGGAATTCTATCGGCAAGCGATTGAGCGTTGGTGCGTTTAG
- the dnaN gene encoding DNA polymerase III subunit beta encodes MKITCQRESLASAFALAASIAPTRSPKEILQNVKVTATNGKITLTATDLDVGIRLEVEEGVEVETEGTALLPVQRMMSILRESNDETLTIETDDSGIRVKGSRSKFRLPGSNPDEFPSVAEFHEDKYHILPTRLFREMVKRTVFATDSESSRYALGGVLLEMEGNTIIAVGTDGRRLAKMEGTGEPQGDHQTTGMSTIVPTRAIQLMERALSDKEDTVDVAARANDLLLRTNRAVIYSRLVEGRYPVWRQVFPKREKAVQIDITVGPLFAALRQAAIVTDHESRGIDFTFGDGTLKLEASTSEIGESQVELPIAYDGEPITLTMDNRYLADFCKVLDSESSFVMEVESSSSPALLSTDDGYSYVIMPMARDR; translated from the coding sequence ATGAAAATTACCTGCCAACGCGAATCGCTCGCCTCAGCCTTTGCTCTGGCCGCTAGCATCGCTCCGACGAGGTCGCCGAAAGAGATTTTGCAAAATGTGAAAGTCACGGCAACCAACGGTAAGATCACGCTAACGGCAACCGATTTGGATGTTGGCATTCGATTGGAAGTCGAGGAGGGCGTCGAGGTCGAAACCGAAGGCACGGCCCTGCTACCGGTCCAGCGGATGATGTCAATTTTGAGGGAAAGCAATGATGAAACGCTGACGATCGAAACCGATGATTCAGGCATCCGAGTCAAGGGTTCCCGTAGCAAGTTCCGGTTGCCGGGAAGCAATCCCGACGAATTCCCCAGCGTGGCGGAATTTCATGAAGACAAGTACCACATCCTACCAACGCGATTGTTCCGCGAAATGGTGAAGCGGACGGTCTTTGCCACCGATTCGGAAAGTAGCCGCTACGCTCTCGGCGGTGTGCTTCTCGAAATGGAAGGCAATACGATCATTGCTGTCGGTACCGATGGTCGCCGATTGGCCAAGATGGAAGGGACCGGCGAACCACAAGGGGATCACCAAACGACCGGGATGAGCACGATCGTGCCGACGCGAGCGATTCAGTTGATGGAACGGGCACTCAGTGACAAAGAAGACACCGTCGATGTAGCAGCCCGAGCGAATGACTTGCTGCTAAGGACCAACCGAGCGGTTATCTATTCACGATTGGTCGAAGGTCGTTATCCGGTTTGGCGGCAAGTCTTTCCGAAGCGAGAGAAAGCGGTACAGATAGACATCACCGTTGGCCCCTTATTCGCCGCGCTGCGGCAAGCGGCGATTGTTACCGATCACGAAAGTCGAGGCATCGATTTCACGTTCGGTGATGGAACGTTGAAGCTAGAAGCGAGTACGTCGGAGATCGGTGAATCCCAGGTCGAGTTGCCGATCGCGTATGACGGAGAGCCGATTACGCTGACGATGGACAATCGTTATCTAGCCGATTTCTGTAAAGTGCTCGACAGCGAATCGTCGTTTGTTATGGAAGTGGAGTCGTCATCATCGCCCGCACTGCTTAGCACCGATGATGGTTATAGCTACGTCATCATGCCAATGGCTCGCGACCGCTAA